From one Catenuloplanes nepalensis genomic stretch:
- the clpB gene encoding ATP-dependent chaperone ClpB, producing the protein MNAERLTTKSREVITAAVADAGQRGHATVESWHLLLSLLDTGGSTATGLLRAVGANPADVRRAAARALENLPSARGSSVAEPSLAREFANAVGAAEQIARPLGDEYTSTEHLLAGLARVGGPVSELLRKAGATEEALVAAFPAVRGGDRRITTADPEQTYQALEKYGIDLTQSARDGKIDPVIGRDSEIRRVIQVLSRRTKNNPVLIGEPGVGKTAIVEGLAQRIVAGDVPESLRDKKLMSLDLGAMVAGAQYRGQFEERLKSVLEEIKNSNGQVITFLDELHTVVGAGKGEGSMDAGNMLKPMLARGELRMVGATTLDEYREHIEKDPALERRFQPVVVGEPTVEDTIGILRGLKGRYEAHHGVQITDGALVAAATLSDRYIADRFLPDKAIDLIDEAASRLRMEIDSRPVAIDQLQRTVDRMKMDELALARETDAASHDRLERLRRDLADRQEELTVLTSRWERERGGLNRVGELKKKIDEMRVDLERAQRETNWELASRLQYEEIPALEREMEALANEPVPDEPPMVKEQVGADEIAEVIAAWTGIPSGRLLEGETAKLLRMEESLQSRVIGQAEAVGAVSDAVRRARAGIADPDRPTGSFLFLGPTGVGKTELAKALAGFLFDDDRAMVRIDMSEYGEKHSVARLVGAPPGYVGYEEGGQLTEAVRRRPYSVILLDEVEKAHPDVFDLLLQVLDDGRLTDGQGRTVDFRNAILILTSNLGSTIISDITLPEDARREAVLSVVRGHFKPEFLNRLDDIVVFHALTGVELASIVDIQLDALGRRLADRRLGLEVTGTARTWLAERGYDPLYGARPLRRLVQSAIGDRLAKALLAGEVLDGDTVKVDASPTGDGLIVGVA; encoded by the coding sequence ATGAACGCCGAACGCCTTACCACAAAGAGCCGCGAAGTCATCACCGCCGCGGTGGCCGACGCCGGCCAGCGGGGCCACGCGACGGTCGAGTCCTGGCACCTGCTCCTGTCGCTGCTCGACACCGGCGGGTCCACCGCCACCGGGCTGCTGCGCGCCGTCGGAGCCAACCCCGCGGACGTCCGCCGCGCCGCCGCCCGGGCGCTGGAGAACCTGCCCTCCGCGCGCGGCTCCAGCGTCGCCGAGCCCAGCCTGGCCCGCGAGTTCGCGAACGCGGTCGGTGCCGCCGAGCAGATCGCCCGGCCGCTCGGCGACGAGTACACGTCGACCGAGCACCTGCTGGCCGGCCTGGCCCGGGTCGGCGGCCCGGTCTCCGAGTTGCTGCGCAAGGCCGGTGCGACCGAGGAGGCGCTGGTCGCGGCGTTCCCCGCGGTGCGCGGTGGCGACCGCCGGATCACCACGGCCGACCCCGAGCAGACCTACCAGGCGCTGGAGAAGTACGGCATCGACCTGACCCAGTCGGCGCGGGACGGCAAGATCGACCCGGTCATCGGGCGCGACTCGGAGATCCGCCGGGTGATCCAGGTGCTCTCCCGCCGCACCAAGAACAACCCGGTCCTGATCGGCGAGCCCGGCGTCGGCAAGACCGCGATCGTGGAGGGGCTCGCCCAGCGCATCGTCGCGGGCGACGTGCCCGAGTCGCTGCGCGACAAGAAGCTCATGTCGCTCGACCTCGGCGCCATGGTCGCCGGTGCGCAATATCGCGGCCAGTTCGAGGAGCGGCTCAAGTCCGTGCTGGAGGAGATCAAGAACTCCAACGGCCAGGTGATCACGTTCCTCGACGAGCTGCACACCGTCGTCGGCGCCGGCAAGGGCGAGGGCTCGATGGACGCGGGCAACATGCTCAAGCCGATGCTGGCCCGCGGCGAGCTGCGCATGGTCGGCGCCACCACGCTGGACGAGTACCGCGAGCACATCGAGAAGGACCCGGCGCTGGAGCGGCGCTTCCAGCCCGTGGTGGTGGGCGAGCCGACCGTGGAGGACACGATTGGCATCCTGCGCGGGCTCAAGGGCCGTTACGAGGCGCACCACGGCGTGCAGATCACCGACGGCGCGCTGGTCGCGGCCGCCACGCTCTCCGATCGCTACATCGCCGATCGCTTCCTGCCGGACAAGGCGATCGACCTGATCGACGAGGCCGCGTCCCGGCTGCGCATGGAGATCGACTCGCGCCCGGTCGCGATCGACCAGCTGCAGCGCACGGTCGACCGGATGAAGATGGACGAGCTCGCGCTGGCCAGGGAGACCGACGCGGCGTCCCACGACCGGCTGGAGCGCCTGCGCCGCGACCTGGCGGACAGGCAGGAGGAGCTGACCGTGCTCACCAGCCGGTGGGAGCGCGAGCGCGGCGGCCTGAACCGGGTCGGCGAGCTGAAGAAGAAGATCGACGAGATGCGCGTCGACCTGGAGCGGGCCCAGCGCGAGACGAACTGGGAGCTCGCCTCCCGCCTGCAGTACGAGGAGATCCCCGCGCTGGAGCGGGAGATGGAGGCGCTGGCCAACGAGCCGGTGCCGGACGAGCCGCCGATGGTCAAGGAGCAGGTCGGCGCGGACGAGATCGCCGAGGTCATCGCGGCCTGGACCGGCATCCCGTCCGGCCGCCTGCTGGAGGGCGAGACCGCGAAGCTGCTGCGCATGGAGGAGTCGCTGCAGTCCCGCGTGATCGGCCAGGCCGAGGCGGTCGGCGCGGTCTCCGACGCGGTCCGGCGCGCCCGCGCGGGCATCGCCGACCCGGACCGGCCGACCGGCTCGTTCCTGTTCCTCGGCCCGACCGGCGTGGGCAAGACCGAGCTGGCGAAGGCGCTGGCCGGCTTCCTCTTCGACGACGACCGCGCGATGGTGCGCATCGACATGAGCGAGTACGGCGAGAAGCACTCCGTCGCGCGCCTGGTCGGTGCCCCGCCCGGCTACGTCGGCTACGAGGAGGGCGGGCAGCTGACCGAGGCGGTGCGCCGCCGGCCGTACTCGGTGATTCTGCTCGACGAGGTGGAGAAGGCCCACCCGGACGTCTTCGACCTGCTGCTCCAGGTGCTCGACGACGGCCGCCTCACCGACGGCCAGGGCCGGACCGTCGATTTCCGGAACGCGATCCTGATTCTGACGTCGAACCTCGGCTCGACCATCATCTCCGACATCACGCTGCCCGAGGACGCGCGCCGGGAGGCCGTGCTGTCCGTGGTGCGCGGGCACTTCAAGCCCGAGTTCCTCAACCGGCTGGACGACATCGTGGTGTTCCACGCGCTCACCGGCGTGGAGTTGGCCTCGATCGTCGACATCCAGCTCGACGCGCTGGGCCGCCGCCTGGCCGACCGCCGGCTCGGCCTGGAGGTCACCGGCACCGCGCGCACCTGGCTGGCCGAGCGCGGCTACGACCCGCTCTACGGCGCACGCCCGCTGCGCCGCCTGGTTCAGTCCGCGATCGGCGACCGCCTGGCCAAGGCCCTGCTCGCCGGCGAGGTCCTGGACGGCGACACCGTCAAGGTCGACGCCAGCCCGACCGGCGACGGCCTGATCGTCGGCGTGGCCTGA
- a CDS encoding DUF350 domain-containing protein gives MDLLTDLLITLSYGVIGVALMAVGYLLVDIATPGKLHVLIWANRNSNASVLLASNLLGVGIIVVSAIVASHNDFAQGIVSTLAYGALGLLLMAGAFLLLDAVTPGRLGEILVEPEPHPAVWVSAVVHVATGAIIAAAII, from the coding sequence ATGGATCTGCTTACCGACCTGCTGATCACGCTCTCGTACGGTGTGATCGGTGTGGCCCTGATGGCCGTCGGCTACCTGCTGGTGGACATCGCGACGCCGGGCAAGCTGCACGTGCTGATCTGGGCGAACCGGAACAGCAACGCGTCGGTGCTGCTCGCGTCGAACCTGCTCGGCGTCGGCATCATCGTGGTCTCCGCGATCGTGGCCAGCCACAACGACTTCGCCCAGGGCATCGTCAGCACGCTCGCCTACGGCGCGCTCGGCCTGCTGCTGATGGCCGGCGCGTTCCTGCTGCTGGACGCCGTGACGCCGGGCCGGCTCGGTGAGATCCTGGTGGAGCCGGAGCCGCACCCGGCCGTCTGGGTCTCCGCCGTCGTCCACGTCGCCACCGGCGCGATCATCGCGGCGGCGATCATCTGA
- a CDS encoding cation:proton antiporter regulatory subunit — protein MRVRVEQTALPGIGVRHDLVMASGRRIGVVSHRSGRRDLVLYDQDDPDACIASLPLTDDEAEALADLLGASLMLGQLAGLRSQAAGLLTEQISIPAGSPWAHRRLGDTRARTRTGASIVAVLRDREVIASPAPSFAFQTGDVVVVVGTREGLDGVAAILAETESDG, from the coding sequence GTGCGAGTAAGGGTCGAACAGACAGCTCTCCCCGGCATAGGCGTGCGCCATGACCTGGTCATGGCATCCGGCCGCCGGATCGGGGTGGTCTCCCACCGCAGCGGCCGTCGCGACCTGGTCCTCTACGACCAGGACGATCCGGACGCCTGCATCGCCTCACTCCCGCTCACCGACGACGAGGCCGAGGCGCTGGCCGACCTGCTGGGCGCCTCGCTCATGCTGGGCCAGCTCGCCGGGCTCCGCTCGCAGGCCGCGGGGCTGCTCACCGAGCAGATCTCCATCCCGGCCGGCTCGCCCTGGGCGCACCGCCGGCTCGGCGACACCCGGGCCCGCACCCGCACCGGCGCGTCGATCGTCGCCGTCCTCCGCGACCGCGAGGTGATCGCCTCCCCCGCACCCTCGTTCGCCTTCCAGACCGGTGACGTCGTGGTCGTCGTCGGCACCCGGGAAGGGCTCGACGGCGTCGCGGCCATCCTGGCCGAGACGGAGTCGGACGGCTGA
- a CDS encoding DUF4247 domain-containing protein, which yields MTKHRRWFIIGIALALVGVLVAGWAIVYGNFSVRGYVADRFARSASNDIGDDAVAYASNNAPTAVAAQITKAWEPADEVVDASGVYLRYADDAVVILPAAVGSLILIEDIDSARRRYSGHTVGYWGWGSGNTIRGGGPGSGK from the coding sequence ATGACGAAGCATCGCCGGTGGTTCATCATCGGCATCGCGCTGGCGCTGGTGGGTGTGCTGGTCGCCGGCTGGGCGATCGTCTACGGCAACTTCTCGGTGCGAGGCTACGTGGCCGACCGGTTCGCGCGCTCCGCCTCGAACGACATCGGCGACGACGCGGTGGCGTACGCGTCGAACAACGCGCCGACCGCGGTGGCCGCGCAGATCACCAAGGCCTGGGAGCCGGCCGACGAGGTGGTCGACGCGAGCGGTGTCTACCTGCGGTACGCGGACGACGCGGTGGTCATCCTGCCCGCGGCCGTCGGCTCGCTGATCCTGATCGAGGACATCGACTCGGCGCGGCGCCGGTACAGCGGCCACACCGTCGGCTACTGGGGCTGGGGCAGCGGCAACACCATCCGCGGCGGCGGGCCCGGATCCGGCAAATGA
- a CDS encoding polyamine aminopropyltransferase encodes MDFAGRPRIARAAVLAAVFVCAACGLVYELALVALGSYLIGDTVGQASIVLGVMVFAMGVGALAAKPFQHRAASAFAAIELLLALLGGLSVLGLYAAFAWLDLYAPALIGTAFVLGVLIGAEIPLLMVLLQRIREQAAGSAVADLFAADYVGALLGGLAFPFLLLPVFGQLRGALVVGAVNAAAGVILVFTVFRPALSRRAKAGLGAGSVVVALSLGYAYAVAHDFEVNARQELYRDPIVHAERSRYQEIVLTESVPIVSGGVSDMRLFLNGDLQFSSVDEYRYHEALVHPVMAGVRGDVLVLGGGDGLALREVLAYPSVTSATLVELDPAVVALARTRPEIRTLNGDSFEDPRVRVVEADAFAWLRTAATRYDAVMVDMPDPDETATAKLYSVEFYTLVRNVLAEGASMVVQAGSPYFAPKSYWCIEATIRAAGFGTTPYHVDVPSFGDWGFVLATPNAPGPSLRSEPPAAPRFLSPSVLAAGAVFPPDRGPVDVKVSTLLSPHVLEYVRSEWRSY; translated from the coding sequence ATGGACTTTGCGGGACGGCCGAGGATCGCCCGGGCCGCGGTGCTCGCGGCGGTCTTCGTCTGTGCGGCCTGCGGCCTGGTCTACGAGCTGGCCCTGGTCGCGCTGGGCAGCTACCTGATCGGTGACACGGTCGGCCAGGCCTCGATCGTGCTCGGCGTGATGGTCTTCGCGATGGGCGTCGGCGCGCTCGCGGCCAAGCCGTTCCAGCACCGGGCCGCGTCCGCGTTCGCCGCGATCGAGCTGCTGCTGGCGCTGCTCGGCGGCCTCTCCGTGCTCGGCCTCTACGCCGCGTTCGCCTGGCTCGACCTCTACGCGCCCGCGCTGATCGGCACCGCGTTCGTGCTCGGCGTGCTGATCGGCGCGGAGATCCCGCTGCTCATGGTGCTGCTGCAGCGCATCCGGGAGCAGGCGGCGGGCAGCGCGGTGGCCGACCTGTTCGCGGCCGACTACGTGGGCGCGCTGCTCGGCGGGCTCGCGTTCCCGTTCCTGCTGCTGCCGGTCTTCGGCCAGCTGCGCGGCGCGCTCGTGGTCGGCGCGGTCAACGCGGCGGCCGGCGTGATCCTGGTCTTCACGGTCTTCCGCCCGGCGTTGAGCCGCCGGGCGAAGGCCGGGCTCGGCGCCGGATCCGTGGTGGTCGCGCTCAGCCTGGGGTACGCGTACGCGGTCGCGCACGACTTCGAGGTGAACGCGCGCCAGGAGCTCTACCGCGACCCGATCGTGCACGCGGAGCGCAGCCGGTACCAGGAGATCGTGCTGACCGAGTCGGTGCCGATCGTCTCCGGCGGGGTCTCCGACATGCGGCTCTTCCTCAACGGCGACCTGCAGTTCAGCTCCGTCGACGAGTACCGCTACCACGAGGCGCTGGTCCACCCGGTGATGGCCGGTGTGCGAGGTGACGTGCTGGTGCTCGGCGGTGGCGACGGGCTCGCGCTGCGCGAGGTGCTGGCCTACCCGTCCGTCACGTCGGCCACGCTGGTCGAGCTGGACCCGGCCGTGGTGGCGCTGGCCCGGACCCGGCCCGAGATCCGCACGCTCAACGGCGATTCCTTCGAGGACCCGAGGGTACGGGTGGTGGAGGCGGACGCGTTCGCCTGGCTGCGCACCGCGGCCACCCGGTACGACGCGGTCATGGTGGACATGCCGGACCCGGACGAGACCGCGACCGCGAAGCTCTACTCCGTCGAGTTCTACACGCTGGTGCGCAACGTGCTGGCCGAGGGCGCGAGCATGGTGGTGCAGGCCGGGTCGCCGTACTTCGCGCCGAAGTCGTACTGGTGCATCGAGGCGACGATCCGCGCGGCCGGCTTCGGCACCACGCCGTACCACGTGGACGTCCCGTCGTTCGGCGACTGGGGTTTCGTGCTGGCCACGCCGAACGCGCCCGGCCCGTCACTGCGCAGCGAGCCGCCGGCCGCGCCGCGCTTCCTCTCCCCGTCCGTGCTGGCCGCCGGCGCGGTCTTTCCGCCCGACCGCGGCCCGGTCGACGTGAAGGTCTCCACGCTGTTGTCTCCACACGTGCTGGAGTATGTACGCAGTGAATGGCGAAGCTATTGA
- a CDS encoding DUF4178 domain-containing protein: protein MNGGSAYFVVGVGCVLVVVGIVALVIAWNKSQQRKSAPPPAAKGTDPFHTKDEDALRGDPRTLAPGDIVEIRGTSWAVRGSLRLTEDSWGWTEHLIDDANGDQAWLSVEEDPDLEVVLWREVPDVTAKPGAATVDVDGRRYSKDESGRARFTSTGTTGLNETGTVKYHDYEAKDGALLSFESYGDSGKWEAARGESLLRAEFRIYPQAR from the coding sequence GTGAACGGTGGCAGTGCGTATTTCGTGGTCGGTGTCGGCTGCGTGCTCGTGGTCGTCGGCATCGTGGCGCTCGTCATCGCCTGGAACAAGTCCCAGCAGCGGAAGTCGGCACCGCCGCCCGCCGCGAAGGGCACCGATCCCTTCCACACCAAGGACGAGGACGCGCTGCGCGGCGACCCGCGCACGCTCGCGCCCGGCGACATCGTGGAGATCCGCGGCACCAGCTGGGCCGTGCGCGGCAGCCTGCGGCTCACCGAGGACTCCTGGGGCTGGACCGAGCACCTGATCGACGACGCGAACGGTGACCAGGCGTGGCTCTCCGTCGAGGAGGACCCGGACCTGGAGGTCGTGCTCTGGCGCGAGGTGCCGGACGTGACCGCGAAGCCGGGCGCGGCCACCGTCGACGTGGACGGCCGCCGCTACTCCAAGGACGAGTCCGGCCGGGCGCGGTTCACCTCGACCGGCACCACCGGGCTGAACGAGACCGGCACCGTCAAGTACCACGACTACGAGGCGAAGGACGGGGCGCTGCTCTCCTTCGAGTCGTACGGCGACTCCGGCAAGTGGGAGGCCGCCCGCGGCGAGTCGCTGCTCCGCGCCGAGTTCCGGATCTACCCACAGGCGCGGTGA
- a CDS encoding DUF2617 family protein → MLVDLTLPYADTTAADLSFALGLPPAPALHVLEIPDLGLQLRLLGASHQVMMGELSETVACLPGRRPDLPDAVTDERYRFAAEIRTLTPAEMSAEVGRLRAELSGHPHGLVGQFPGDPDAVTALLAYSDGADAVGWRTWHAYPQTGELVETTTSVRLGAAA, encoded by the coding sequence ATGCTCGTCGACCTGACGCTGCCCTACGCGGACACCACGGCGGCCGACCTGAGCTTCGCGCTGGGTCTGCCGCCCGCGCCCGCGCTGCACGTGCTGGAGATCCCCGATCTGGGTCTGCAACTCCGCCTGCTCGGCGCCTCGCACCAGGTGATGATGGGTGAGCTGAGCGAGACCGTGGCCTGCCTGCCCGGCCGCCGGCCCGACCTTCCCGACGCGGTCACCGACGAGCGCTACCGCTTCGCGGCCGAGATCCGCACGCTGACCCCGGCCGAGATGTCCGCCGAGGTCGGCCGGTTGCGCGCGGAACTGTCCGGGCATCCGCACGGGCTGGTCGGCCAGTTCCCGGGCGACCCGGACGCGGTCACCGCGCTGCTGGCCTACTCCGACGGCGCGGACGCGGTCGGGTGGCGCACCTGGCACGCGTACCCGCAGACCGGTGAGCTGGTCGAGACCACCACATCCGTACGACTGGGAGCGGCCGCATGA